The Bacillus zhangzhouensis region ACAAAGATATTCAGTACGACACCGAGGAAACCTGGACCCGTACGGCCTTTTTTAATGAACAGTTCAATAATGCCAAATGGAACTGCGGCCATTGCAAAAGGAAGCATTTGAAAAGAATAAAATGTCACGTTGCTGATAATGGCGAGGTTTAGCATGAGCAGGGATAATATCGCTGTGCCGACAGAAATCCAGCCAAATACATTATGCTCTTTAAAGATTCTTACCAATTCCATAATTCCACCTCGCTCACTTTTGCCGTTTTAATGCGTTTAGTCTTCACAAATTTCTCAATTTCTTTAGAAGGTCCAGTGACCACAGAGCCATAAACCGTGACGCCATTTTGATCAATATAACGAATACGAT contains the following coding sequences:
- a CDS encoding anti-sigma factor; translated protein: MELVRIFKEHNVFGWISVGTAILSLLMLNLAIISNVTFYSFQMLPFAMAAVPFGIIELFIKKGRTGPGFLGVVLNIFVIVCVYAIVSIDVDLQLGF